From a single Gemmatimonadota bacterium genomic region:
- a CDS encoding sigma-70 family RNA polymerase sigma factor produces MRRPMDLSDEELVARAREGDRPAFARLVERHSVSVFNLTLRIVGNREDAEEAAQDVFVRAFRSLDRFRGDSRFSTWLYRIAVNVSLSSARRSRRDLSTTSLSEPEDDEDGLPMQLPDPSADPAERFEQAEFRDHVRNMVASLPPIYSAVISMYHMQSLSYDEIAEALELPIGTVKARLFRARAALRKLIYRSIEPDTLS; encoded by the coding sequence ATGAGGCGACCCATGGATTTGAGCGATGAGGAGCTCGTCGCAAGGGCCCGGGAGGGAGACCGGCCGGCCTTCGCCCGTCTCGTCGAGCGGCACAGCGTTTCGGTGTTCAACCTGACGTTGCGGATCGTCGGAAACCGGGAAGACGCGGAAGAGGCCGCGCAGGACGTGTTCGTCCGGGCATTCAGAAGTCTCGACCGGTTTCGCGGGGATTCCAGGTTCTCTACGTGGCTCTATCGCATCGCCGTAAACGTGAGTCTGAGTTCGGCGCGCCGTTCCCGGCGGGATCTGTCCACTACTTCCCTATCGGAGCCTGAAGACGACGAGGACGGATTGCCGATGCAGCTGCCCGATCCGTCGGCGGACCCCGCTGAACGGTTCGAGCAGGCTGAATTCAGGGATCACGTAAGAAACATGGTGGCGTCGCTTCCGCCTATTTACAGCGCGGTGATTTCGATGTATCATATGCAAAGCCTGTCTTACGACGAGATCGCGGAAGCGCTGGAGCTGCCGATCGGCACCGTCAAGGCCCGGTTGTTCCGCGCCCGCGCCGCATTGCGGAAGCTGATCTACCGGTCCATCGAGCCCGATACGCTGAGTTAG
- the lepA gene encoding elongation factor 4 yields MSTEHIRNFSIIAHIDHGKSTLADRLLEMTGTVSPLKMRAQMLDNLDLERERGITIKAHAIRMSYDAPDGRSFALNLIDTPGHVDFSYEVSRSLAACEGALLIVDAVQGIEAQTISNLYLALENDLTIIPVINKIDLPNARVDVVTGQIVDLLGVDPDEIVLTSARDGIGVEAVLEAILDRIPPPEPDDGPLRALIFDSIFDQYRGAVPYVRVVSGEIKPGMHIRMCSNDKQFEVAETGVLRFDKAPVDALTAGEVGYLIGNIRNVADASVGDTVTDAARPCDEPLPGYREAKSMVFSGLYPTTSEDYEPLKEALEKYQLNDAALVYEPETSVALGFGFRCGFLGLLHMEVVQERLEREYGLTILATMPSVEYRITTTAGEVLMVDNPADMPDATYIDAVEEPFIQAQIVVPHDYIGNIMKLTRDRRGVYKAMEYLDPTRVALQYELPLAEIVFDFYDRLKSISRGYASFDYDFLEYRTSPLVRLNLLLNGDLVDALSIIIHKDKAYEWGRELCQRLRKIIPRQMFEVAVQAAIGGRVIARESIRPLRKNVTAKCYGGDITRKRKLLERQKEGKRRMKQVGNVEVPQEAFLAVLDIRGEGAAVGG; encoded by the coding sequence ATGTCGACGGAACACATTCGCAACTTCTCCATCATCGCGCATATCGATCACGGCAAATCGACGCTGGCGGATCGCCTGCTGGAGATGACGGGCACCGTGTCTCCCCTGAAGATGCGTGCCCAGATGCTCGACAATCTCGACCTGGAGCGGGAGCGGGGCATCACGATCAAGGCCCACGCGATCCGCATGTCCTACGATGCACCGGACGGACGGTCCTTCGCGTTGAATCTGATCGATACCCCCGGACACGTCGATTTTTCCTACGAGGTCTCCCGGAGCCTCGCGGCCTGTGAGGGCGCGCTCCTGATCGTGGACGCCGTACAGGGCATCGAGGCGCAGACGATCAGCAATCTGTACCTGGCCCTGGAGAACGACCTGACCATCATCCCGGTCATCAACAAGATCGATCTGCCCAACGCGCGGGTCGACGTCGTGACGGGCCAGATCGTGGATCTGCTGGGCGTCGACCCCGATGAAATCGTATTGACCAGTGCGAGGGACGGAATCGGTGTCGAAGCGGTACTGGAGGCCATCCTGGACCGTATCCCGCCCCCGGAACCCGACGATGGTCCCTTGCGGGCCCTCATCTTCGATTCGATCTTCGATCAATACCGGGGCGCGGTGCCTTACGTACGCGTCGTGAGTGGCGAAATTAAGCCGGGCATGCACATCAGGATGTGCTCCAACGACAAGCAGTTCGAAGTCGCCGAGACCGGAGTGCTCCGTTTCGACAAGGCGCCCGTGGATGCGCTCACGGCCGGGGAGGTCGGTTATCTGATCGGGAATATCCGCAACGTGGCCGACGCCAGCGTGGGTGACACGGTTACCGACGCCGCCCGGCCCTGCGACGAGCCGCTGCCCGGCTACCGGGAGGCCAAGTCCATGGTGTTCAGCGGGCTCTACCCGACGACATCGGAGGATTACGAACCGCTGAAGGAGGCCCTCGAGAAGTACCAGCTGAACGACGCCGCCCTGGTGTATGAACCCGAGACGTCGGTGGCCCTCGGATTCGGCTTTCGCTGCGGATTCCTCGGTCTGCTCCACATGGAAGTCGTGCAGGAACGGCTCGAACGGGAGTACGGGCTCACGATCCTGGCCACCATGCCCAGCGTGGAGTACCGGATCACGACCACCGCCGGCGAAGTGCTCATGGTGGACAACCCGGCCGACATGCCCGATGCCACGTACATCGACGCCGTGGAAGAGCCGTTCATCCAGGCCCAGATCGTCGTCCCGCACGACTACATCGGCAATATCATGAAACTGACCCGGGACCGACGGGGCGTCTACAAGGCCATGGAATATCTCGACCCGACCCGGGTCGCCCTGCAGTACGAACTGCCGCTGGCGGAGATCGTCTTCGACTTCTACGACCGGTTGAAATCGATCAGCCGCGGCTACGCCTCCTTCGACTACGACTTCCTGGAATACCGTACCTCGCCCCTGGTCAGGCTGAACCTGCTGCTCAACGGCGACCTGGTGGATGCCCTGTCGATCATCATCCACAAGGATAAGGCCTACGAGTGGGGACGCGAGCTGTGCCAGCGGCTGCGCAAGATCATCCCGCGGCAGATGTTCGAGGTCGCCGTCCAGGCCGCCATCGGCGGCCGCGTCATCGCGCGGGAGTCGATCCGTCCCCTGCGCAAGAACGTCACGGCCAAATGCTACGGCGGCGACATCACGCGGAAGCGCAAGCTCCTGGAACGTCAGAAGGAGGGCAAGCGGCGCATGAAGCAGGTGGGAAACGTCGAAGTGCCGCAGGAAGCCTTCCTGGCGGTACTGGATATACGGGGCGAAGGCGCGGCAGTGGGAGGCTGA
- the ddlA gene encoding D-alanine--D-alanine ligase, producing MKKIRVGILCGGRSAEHQVSLQSARNIVDAIDRDRYEVVLIGIDRTGQWHLGDSAGFLLNAHDPKQIALNRLSETVTLAPGAPSDPVTTTTTHRPAGDIDVIFPVLHGPFGEDGTVQGLLKLANLPFVGSGVLGSAVSMDKDVMKRLLRDAGIAIAEFMTFVSSGRDRISFDEVRDRLGMPCFIKPANLGSSVGITKARDAREFEAGVREAFRYDRKILVEECVSGREIECAVLGNARPCASGLGEVRPAHEFYSYEAKYIDEHGAELEIPAQLPPDLTEKIRATAVEAHRILACEGMSRVDFFLKEDGEILVNELNTIPGFTRISMFPKLWEVTGVSYADLIDRLIQLALERFDEEESLET from the coding sequence ATGAAGAAGATCAGGGTGGGCATCCTGTGCGGGGGCCGGTCGGCGGAACACCAGGTCTCGCTGCAGTCGGCCAGGAATATCGTCGACGCCATCGACCGGGACCGGTACGAGGTCGTGCTGATCGGGATCGACCGAACTGGCCAGTGGCACCTGGGCGATTCGGCGGGATTCCTGCTCAACGCCCACGATCCGAAACAGATCGCCCTGAACCGCCTGAGCGAGACGGTGACCCTCGCACCCGGAGCGCCCAGCGATCCGGTGACGACCACGACGACGCACCGGCCGGCCGGAGACATCGACGTCATATTCCCCGTGCTTCACGGCCCCTTCGGTGAGGACGGCACGGTACAGGGCCTGCTCAAGCTGGCCAATCTGCCCTTTGTCGGTTCGGGCGTCCTGGGATCTGCGGTGTCCATGGACAAGGACGTGATGAAGCGCCTGCTGCGGGACGCTGGCATCGCCATCGCCGAGTTCATGACCTTCGTATCCTCCGGGCGAGACCGGATCTCCTTCGATGAAGTGCGGGACCGGCTGGGCATGCCCTGTTTCATCAAGCCCGCCAACCTGGGTTCCTCCGTCGGAATCACCAAGGCCCGCGATGCCCGTGAATTCGAAGCGGGCGTACGTGAGGCGTTCCGGTACGACCGGAAGATCCTGGTGGAAGAGTGCGTAAGCGGCCGCGAGATCGAATGCGCCGTGCTGGGGAATGCCCGGCCCTGCGCCTCCGGCCTGGGCGAGGTACGGCCCGCCCATGAGTTTTATTCTTACGAGGCAAAGTACATCGACGAGCACGGCGCCGAACTGGAGATTCCGGCCCAATTGCCGCCGGACCTGACAGAGAAGATCCGCGCGACCGCCGTGGAGGCCCACAGGATTCTGGCCTGCGAGGGCATGTCCCGGGTGGACTTCTTTCTGAAGGAAGACGGCGAAATCCTGGTCAACGAGCTCAATACCATTCCCGGGTTCACCCGGATCAGCATGTTCCCCAAGCTGTGGGAAGTCACCGGCGTCTCCTACGCCGACCTGATCGACCGCCTGATCCAGCTTGCGCTGGAACGTTTCGATGAAGAGGAATCGCTCGAAACATAG
- the hemW gene encoding radical SAM family heme chaperone HemW, producing MFRGGSAGTASAESSCRSSCDSVVRGAITADRGANPLAGLYVHIPFCSHACPYCDFSFELLKGGRVDDLLAALDTEAERRGHESPWADGVFDTVFLGGGTPTCLTDRQLDRVFRTIHDRFRVAPHAEITVEANPDTVSVAKLKRLRGLGVDRISIGVQSFSPDILLTLGRRHTADRAEKAFASAREAGFRNVNLDLMFGVPGQSAAVWADTLERAVTLDPEHLSVYGLTIEPGTEYARLAEQGALDLPDEGWHTALYFQALDRLSDAGFRQYEISNLAKPGFACRHNESCWKGGEYLGLGPSAHSRMDGRRLANARGLADYLHAMDAQGEATDMDETLSVDERIHEYILLSLRSVDGLDTRLFRDRYGDDAMDERDPAIHALAGEGLLAKRGSRLCLTRRGLALADSVCEYLM from the coding sequence ATGTTCCGTGGCGGGTCCGCTGGAACCGCATCGGCAGAATCGTCATGTAGATCGTCGTGCGACTCAGTAGTTCGGGGCGCAATCACAGCAGATCGGGGCGCAAACCCATTGGCCGGCCTCTACGTTCATATTCCCTTCTGCAGCCACGCCTGTCCATACTGCGATTTCTCCTTTGAATTGCTCAAGGGCGGCCGGGTGGACGATCTGCTGGCCGCCCTGGACACCGAGGCGGAGCGGCGCGGCCACGAATCACCCTGGGCCGACGGCGTCTTCGACACGGTCTTCCTGGGAGGCGGCACGCCCACCTGCCTCACGGACCGACAGTTGGACCGCGTCTTCCGGACGATCCATGATCGATTCCGGGTCGCCCCCCATGCCGAGATCACGGTGGAAGCGAATCCGGATACGGTCAGCGTCGCCAAGCTGAAGCGGCTTCGCGGCTTGGGGGTCGACCGGATCTCCATCGGCGTCCAGTCCTTCTCCCCCGATATCCTGCTGACACTCGGTCGTCGCCATACGGCGGACCGGGCCGAAAAGGCGTTTGCGTCCGCCAGGGAAGCCGGTTTCCGGAACGTCAATCTCGATCTCATGTTCGGCGTGCCCGGCCAGTCGGCGGCGGTCTGGGCGGATACGCTGGAACGGGCGGTTACCCTGGACCCCGAGCACCTTTCGGTCTACGGCCTGACGATCGAGCCGGGTACGGAATACGCCCGGCTGGCGGAACAGGGCGCGCTGGACCTGCCGGACGAAGGGTGGCACACGGCCCTGTATTTCCAGGCCCTGGACCGGCTTTCCGACGCCGGTTTCCGGCAGTATGAGATCTCCAACCTGGCGAAACCGGGATTTGCATGCAGGCACAACGAATCCTGCTGGAAGGGCGGCGAATACCTGGGGCTGGGGCCGTCGGCCCACTCGCGCATGGACGGACGGAGACTCGCCAATGCGCGCGGTCTCGCCGACTACCTGCATGCCATGGATGCACAGGGAGAAGCCACCGATATGGATGAAACGCTTTCGGTGGACGAACGTATACACGAGTATATCTTGCTGAGCCTGAGATCCGTGGATGGCCTGGACACCCGGCTCTTCCGAGACCGCTACGGGGACGACGCCATGGACGAACGGGACCCGGCCATCCATGCCCTGGCCGGCGAGGGGTTGCTTGCTAAACGCGGATCGCGGCTCTGCCTGACCCGGAGAGGACTGGCCCTGGCCGACAGCGTCTGCGAATATCTCATGTAG
- the lepB gene encoding signal peptidase I, translated as MARNKSLLREYVEILLFTVLLFLFIRAEVVQAFRIPSESMEATLQVGDFLLVNKFIYGPGIPFTDIRMPAWRDPEPGDILVFPYPRNPAQMFIKRCIAVSGQKVEIRDKRVYVDDVMVENPPQVKFDDPSVRAATRSTRDNWGPKIVPADALFVMGDNRDYSSDSRYWGFVDREDVVGNAFIIYWSWERHREDPELVWQSSRPLESVASLVYVLGYNIVHVPWRVRWNRIGRIVM; from the coding sequence TTGGCAAGAAACAAGTCGCTGCTCAGAGAGTACGTGGAAATCCTGCTGTTCACCGTACTGCTCTTCCTCTTCATACGGGCGGAGGTCGTCCAGGCGTTTCGCATACCGTCGGAGTCCATGGAGGCCACCCTCCAGGTAGGGGACTTCCTGCTGGTCAACAAGTTCATCTACGGTCCCGGTATTCCGTTCACCGATATACGCATGCCCGCCTGGCGTGATCCCGAACCCGGCGATATCCTGGTGTTTCCCTATCCCCGCAACCCGGCACAGATGTTCATCAAAAGATGCATCGCCGTCTCCGGCCAGAAGGTGGAAATCCGGGACAAGCGCGTATACGTGGACGACGTGATGGTGGAGAATCCGCCGCAGGTCAAGTTCGATGACCCGTCGGTCAGGGCGGCGACCCGAAGCACGCGAGACAACTGGGGTCCCAAGATCGTCCCGGCGGACGCCCTGTTCGTCATGGGCGACAACCGGGACTACAGTTCCGACAGCAGGTACTGGGGATTCGTGGACCGGGAGGACGTGGTGGGCAACGCCTTCATCATCTACTGGTCCTGGGAACGCCACCGCGAGGACCCCGAACTGGTGTGGCAGTCGTCCAGACCCCTGGAGAGCGTCGCCTCGCTGGTCTACGTACTGGGGTACAATATCGTGCATGTTCCGTGGCGGGTCCGCTGGAACCGCATCGGCAGAATCGTCATGTAG